A single Methanolobus sp. ZRKC5 DNA region contains:
- a CDS encoding winged helix-turn-helix domain-containing protein encodes MKKHLLDVVFASEKRKNVLLLLQNGELKMEALLKALDTTRNALLPQMKILEEHYLVFHYGDNYELTTIGKLVVDEMVPLLNTIELFENDIDYWGTRNLSFIPPHLLQRIDELRKCKIITPPYVDIYKLNEEIQETSPISKTHYGIVTFYHPLFPQFISNMISNNVNVYLIVPQSVLDQFRTEHSTLFKKLIKSEFFHFSVYLENMSFLGIACNDYYFMMRLLKNNGEHDTRYILCDGKEALEWGKELFDYCLKYSTAITEI; translated from the coding sequence ATGAAAAAACATTTACTTGACGTAGTATTTGCATCTGAAAAAAGGAAAAATGTACTCCTGTTATTACAGAATGGAGAACTGAAGATGGAAGCTCTCCTCAAGGCTCTGGACACAACAAGAAATGCACTGCTTCCTCAGATGAAGATCTTAGAAGAGCATTACCTTGTGTTTCACTATGGTGATAACTATGAACTAACAACTATTGGGAAACTGGTTGTTGATGAGATGGTCCCTTTATTGAATACTATTGAACTTTTTGAGAATGATATTGATTACTGGGGAACTCGCAATCTTAGTTTTATTCCTCCTCACCTTTTGCAACGCATAGATGAACTTAGAAAATGCAAGATTATAACTCCTCCTTATGTAGATATATATAAACTCAATGAAGAAATTCAGGAAACATCCCCTATTTCAAAAACACATTATGGAATTGTGACATTTTACCATCCTTTGTTTCCTCAATTTATATCAAATATGATATCAAACAATGTAAATGTGTATTTGATAGTACCTCAATCTGTGCTTGACCAATTTAGAACTGAGCACTCCACACTATTTAAAAAATTAATTAAAAGTGAGTTCTTTCATTTTTCTGTATATCTTGAAAATATGAGTTTTTTGGGCATTGCATGTAACGACTATTACTTTATGATGAGGCTGTTAAAAAACAATGGTGAACATGATACAAGATATATCCTCTGTGATGGTAAAGAGGCATTAGAATGGGGAAAAGAACTTTTTGATTATTGCCTAAAATATTCTACAGCAATAACCGAAATTTGA
- a CDS encoding PEF-CTERM sorting domain-containing protein gives MKIIEMNTHKLSIFTITLLLMIMSVGNAVAFDPANPSIDIEKSTNGVDADDSDDAPEILVGSDVTWTYTVTNTGNVDLTNVVVADDKIGDPLYNVGNLSVGESFTFDATEIGSAALGLYTNVGTARGEYGETLVSDTDPSHYFGVEDTEIPEFPTIALPVVAVLGLALFFQHRKDYK, from the coding sequence ATGAAAATAATAGAAATGAATACACACAAATTGAGCATTTTTACCATTACATTATTACTAATGATAATGTCTGTTGGAAATGCAGTAGCATTTGACCCGGCAAACCCATCGATTGATATCGAGAAATCTACCAACGGGGTTGATGCCGATGATTCGGACGATGCTCCAGAGATTCTTGTTGGTAGCGATGTTACTTGGACGTATACAGTAACAAATACCGGCAATGTAGATTTAACCAATGTTGTTGTTGCTGACGATAAGATTGGTGATCCTCTATATAATGTCGGCAACCTCTCGGTAGGCGAGTCCTTTACATTTGATGCTACTGAGATAGGTTCTGCTGCACTGGGCTTATACACAAATGTGGGTACTGCGAGGGGTGAGTATGGTGAGACGCTAGTATCTGATACTGATCCTAGCCACTATTTCGGTGTGGAAGATACCGAAATTCCAGAATTCCCAACCATTGCTCTCCCAGTAGTTGCAGTTCTTGGTCTGGCATTGTTCTTCCAGCATAGAAAAGATTATAAATAA